The following proteins are encoded in a genomic region of Natrinema sp. DC36:
- a CDS encoding ABC transporter permease translates to MNPLESLRLAWRSIRGHRLRSALTTLGIVIGIAAVITFVTLGASLQAGVIGDISPDDQRNVYGWAAEPDTEGGPLAGAQPVFTPDDLAAVEDLEAVEAAYGYATIQTQAISNGEEQVAQGNGLIASGPSYIREERLVEGRQFEMGEREAVINPAAAGQFEENVSVGDNLTVTILGGQETTLEVVGITDTSEGLSPFEGFESSPRIYVPTDPYYAEQAAGLGFGGDGESNGDGGTESDGNGSGGNENVTNESASNGSGGNGADTGTDARFLAIIIEAESTDQSDIDAARESATSYLESDRSDASELLGDDLEVQFRTSTELLGQLQDVLDLLRNFIVGIAAISLLVGSIGIANIMLVSVTERTREIGIMKAVGAQNRDVLGLFLTESVILGVIGAILGTGLGLVGGYLGAQYVDLPLVYPIEYVAIAIAVGILVGVLAGLYPAWRAARTDPIDALRYE, encoded by the coding sequence ATGAACCCGCTCGAGAGCCTCCGGCTCGCGTGGCGGTCGATCCGCGGCCATCGGCTCCGCTCGGCGCTGACGACGCTGGGAATCGTGATCGGCATCGCCGCGGTGATCACGTTCGTCACGCTGGGTGCGAGCCTGCAGGCCGGCGTGATCGGTGACATCAGTCCCGACGATCAGCGCAACGTCTACGGCTGGGCCGCCGAACCCGATACCGAGGGCGGCCCGCTAGCGGGTGCCCAGCCAGTCTTCACGCCGGACGACCTCGCGGCGGTCGAGGACCTCGAGGCGGTCGAGGCGGCCTACGGCTACGCGACGATTCAGACGCAGGCGATCTCGAACGGCGAGGAGCAGGTCGCACAGGGCAACGGATTGATCGCGTCGGGGCCGTCGTACATCCGCGAGGAGCGGCTGGTCGAGGGCAGGCAGTTCGAGATGGGCGAGCGCGAGGCGGTGATCAACCCCGCGGCGGCGGGCCAGTTCGAGGAGAACGTCAGCGTCGGCGACAACCTGACCGTGACGATACTGGGCGGCCAAGAAACGACCCTCGAGGTGGTCGGCATCACCGATACCAGCGAGGGACTGAGCCCGTTCGAGGGGTTCGAGTCCTCGCCGCGAATCTACGTGCCGACGGATCCCTACTACGCGGAACAGGCGGCCGGGCTGGGGTTCGGGGGTGACGGTGAGAGTAACGGCGACGGCGGAACCGAGAGCGACGGCAACGGGAGCGGTGGAAACGAGAATGTCACCAACGAAAGCGCCAGTAACGGAAGCGGTGGCAACGGGGCCGACACGGGCACCGACGCTCGGTTTCTGGCGATCATCATCGAGGCCGAATCGACCGACCAGTCCGATATCGATGCCGCCCGCGAGAGCGCGACGAGCTACCTCGAGAGCGATCGATCCGACGCGAGCGAGCTTCTGGGCGACGATCTCGAGGTACAGTTTCGGACGAGTACGGAGCTACTGGGCCAGCTTCAGGACGTGCTGGATCTCCTGCGGAACTTCATCGTCGGGATCGCGGCCATCTCCCTGCTCGTCGGGTCGATCGGCATCGCGAACATCATGCTCGTCAGCGTCACCGAGCGGACCCGCGAGATCGGGATCATGAAAGCCGTCGGCGCGCAAAACCGCGACGTGCTCGGCCTGTTCCTGACCGAATCGGTGATTCTGGGTGTGATCGGCGCGATCCTGGGGACGGGGCTGGGGCTCGTCGGCGGCTATCTCGGGGCGCAGTACGTCGATCTCCCGCTGGTCTACCCGATCGAGTACGTCGCGATCGCCATCGCCGTGGGGATACTCGTCGGGGTTCTCGCCGGGCTGTATCCGGCCTGGCGGGCCGCGCGGACGGATCCGATCGACGCGCTGAGATACGAGTGA
- a CDS encoding ABC transporter ATP-binding protein, translating to MATSGTAVSLSNVRKTYRIGEPVHALDGVSLEVPRGSYTAIMGPSGSGKSTLMNLVGCLDTPTEGTVVVGGREVGALGDRERTRLRGTEVGFVFQTFNLMPRLNAVENVALPQLFQNVGRSERRERARDLLERVGLSDRADHLPNELSGGQRQRVALARALVNDPAIVLADEPSGNLDTETEADILDLFDEFHGGGTTMLVVTHERHVAERADRIVHLLDGRIERIEELEESGESRTGPTTDRGSGREGRRNGGGDAE from the coding sequence ATGGCGACTTCGGGCACGGCCGTCTCCCTCTCGAACGTCCGCAAAACTTATCGGATCGGCGAGCCGGTCCACGCGCTCGACGGCGTCTCCCTCGAGGTCCCACGGGGATCCTACACCGCGATCATGGGACCGAGCGGCTCCGGAAAGTCGACGCTGATGAACCTCGTCGGCTGTCTCGATACGCCGACCGAGGGCACGGTCGTCGTGGGGGGTCGGGAAGTCGGGGCGCTCGGCGATCGCGAACGGACCCGCTTACGGGGGACCGAAGTCGGCTTCGTCTTCCAGACGTTCAACCTGATGCCGCGGCTGAACGCCGTCGAGAACGTGGCGTTGCCCCAACTGTTCCAGAACGTCGGCCGGTCCGAGCGCCGCGAGCGTGCGCGAGACCTGCTCGAGCGCGTCGGCCTGTCCGATCGAGCGGACCACCTGCCGAACGAACTGTCGGGCGGCCAGCGCCAGCGGGTGGCGCTCGCTCGGGCGCTGGTCAACGACCCGGCGATCGTGCTGGCCGACGAGCCGTCGGGGAACCTCGACACCGAAACCGAGGCGGATATTCTGGACCTCTTCGACGAGTTCCACGGCGGCGGGACGACGATGCTCGTCGTCACGCACGAGCGCCACGTCGCCGAGCGAGCCGATCGGATCGTCCACCTGCTCGACGGACGAATCGAGCGGATCGAGGAACTCGAGGAAAGCGGCGAGTCGCGGACGGGACCGACGACGGACCGCGGATCGGGACGCGAAGGACGGCGGAACGGTGGAGGCGACGCCGAATGA
- a CDS encoding ABC transporter ATP-binding protein, with protein MPSIDISNVTKRYGTETALEGLDLTVERGEIYGFLGPNGAGKSTTINLVLDFIRPTEGEVRVFDLDAQSDSLEIRKRTGILPEGAELYDRLTGRQHVKFAIESKRADDDPDELIERVGLSADAAEKKAGGYSKGMAQRLMLATALVGDPDLLILDEPSTGLDPNGARQMREIIREENARGATVFFSSHVLGQVEAVCDRVGILRDGDLIAEDTVDGLRDAMPNETRLRVILDRVPDDSSAALEAVESVDGVSSVTPEGRTIIVTCEDRAKTTVLHTIEEYGVTVEDFETDESSLEDLFMAYTSDSASSTGVVQ; from the coding sequence GTGCCCTCTATCGACATCTCGAACGTGACGAAGCGGTACGGTACCGAAACGGCCCTCGAAGGGCTGGATCTCACCGTCGAACGCGGCGAGATCTACGGCTTCCTCGGCCCGAACGGCGCGGGCAAGTCGACGACGATCAACCTCGTACTCGACTTCATTCGGCCGACCGAGGGCGAGGTACGCGTCTTCGATCTGGACGCCCAGTCGGACAGCCTCGAGATCCGCAAGCGGACCGGCATCCTCCCCGAAGGGGCCGAACTGTACGACCGGCTGACCGGCCGTCAGCACGTTAAATTCGCGATCGAGTCGAAACGAGCCGACGACGACCCCGACGAACTCATCGAACGGGTCGGGCTCTCGGCCGACGCGGCCGAGAAGAAAGCCGGCGGTTACTCGAAGGGGATGGCCCAGCGGCTGATGCTCGCGACGGCGCTGGTCGGCGACCCCGACCTGCTGATCCTCGACGAACCGTCGACCGGCCTCGATCCGAACGGCGCTCGACAGATGCGCGAAATCATCCGCGAGGAGAACGCCCGTGGCGCGACCGTCTTCTTCTCCTCGCACGTCCTCGGCCAGGTCGAAGCGGTCTGCGACCGCGTCGGTATCCTGCGTGACGGCGACCTGATCGCCGAAGACACCGTCGACGGGCTTCGCGACGCCATGCCGAACGAGACCCGGCTTCGCGTGATCCTCGACCGCGTCCCGGACGACTCTTCGGCCGCGCTCGAGGCGGTCGAATCGGTCGACGGCGTCTCGTCGGTGACGCCCGAGGGCCGAACCATCATCGTCACCTGCGAAGACCGGGCGAAGACGACCGTGTTGCACACCATCGAGGAGTACGGCGTGACCGTCGAGGACTTCGAAACCGACGAATCCTCGCTCGAGGACCTGTTCATGGCCTACACGTCTGATTCGGCCAGTAGTACGGGGGTGGTACAGTGA
- a CDS encoding ABC transporter permease: MSSIIVAKKDFRDAMRSRVLLGLIALFSLFTVGGAFLASRLSELFDSGGGDTTMDLILALQTPAGFLVPVIALVVGYGAIAGERESGSLKFLLGLPHRRRDVVLGKVLGRTAVVAVSILIGFGVGLIGLVAFIGTVSIVDYVAFTLVTVLFGFVYVCIGVGLSSMTRSTTKAAVGAFGLVVLFWFLWSFLAQALLYVIEGEFFPDTFPDWFLAMNSLTPDAAYGSAIAAVLSDNQFTVASTYESMGLTDGTLPFVAEPWFGFVLLAVWALAPLGFGLWRFDRVDL; encoded by the coding sequence GTGAGTTCGATCATCGTCGCGAAGAAGGATTTCCGCGACGCCATGCGATCCCGCGTGCTGCTCGGCCTGATCGCTCTGTTCTCACTGTTTACCGTCGGCGGCGCGTTCCTCGCGTCGCGGCTATCGGAGCTGTTCGACTCGGGCGGCGGCGACACGACGATGGATTTGATCCTCGCGTTGCAGACGCCCGCGGGCTTTCTCGTGCCCGTTATCGCCCTGGTCGTCGGCTACGGCGCGATCGCCGGCGAGCGAGAGAGCGGGAGTCTGAAGTTCCTCCTCGGACTGCCACACCGTCGCCGTGACGTCGTATTGGGGAAGGTTCTCGGCCGAACGGCGGTGGTAGCCGTCTCGATCCTGATCGGCTTCGGCGTCGGTCTGATCGGACTCGTCGCCTTCATCGGTACGGTCTCGATCGTCGACTACGTTGCCTTCACGCTGGTGACGGTACTGTTCGGGTTCGTCTACGTCTGTATCGGCGTCGGTCTCTCATCGATGACGCGGTCGACGACCAAAGCCGCGGTCGGTGCGTTCGGACTGGTCGTGCTGTTCTGGTTCCTCTGGAGCTTCCTCGCACAGGCGCTGCTCTACGTCATCGAAGGCGAGTTCTTCCCCGACACGTTCCCCGACTGGTTCCTCGCGATGAACTCGTTGACGCCCGACGCCGCCTACGGCTCCGCGATCGCTGCCGTGCTCAGTGACAATCAGTTCACGGTTGCCAGCACGTACGAGTCCATGGGCCTGACCGACGGAACGCTTCCGTTCGTCGCCGAGCCGTGGTTCGGTTTCGTCCTGCTGGCCGTGTGGGCCCTCGCCCCGCTCGGATTCGGGCTCTGGCGGTTCGATCGCGTCGACCTCTGA
- the rpiA gene encoding ribose-5-phosphate isomerase RpiA: MKTEGGSTAAKRRAGERAVEEVEDGSVVGLGTGSTTAHAIRALGRAVDDGLEIRGIPTSFQSRELALEVGIPLTELDAVDGVDLAIDGADQVVDDRDATAHGALIKGGGAAHAREKLVDAAADRFVVVADPSKLTDRLERPVPLEVRPDAHTVVAERIRDLDGEPTLRDAERKDGPVVTDNGNLVLDCAFGPIDDPDALATRLSGISGVVEHGLFVGLADATYVGTDEGCEVRRY; this comes from the coding sequence ATGAAGACGGAGGGTGGCTCCACCGCAGCGAAACGACGCGCCGGCGAACGTGCGGTCGAGGAAGTCGAAGACGGATCCGTCGTCGGGCTCGGCACCGGCTCGACGACCGCCCACGCGATCCGGGCCCTCGGCCGCGCCGTCGACGACGGTCTCGAGATCCGCGGGATTCCGACTTCCTTCCAGTCCCGCGAACTGGCCCTCGAGGTCGGAATTCCGCTGACGGAACTCGACGCGGTCGACGGCGTCGACCTCGCGATCGACGGCGCGGATCAGGTGGTCGACGACCGCGACGCGACGGCTCACGGCGCACTCATCAAGGGCGGCGGCGCGGCTCACGCGCGCGAGAAACTCGTCGATGCAGCCGCGGACCGGTTCGTCGTCGTCGCGGATCCCTCGAAGTTGACCGACCGCCTCGAGCGGCCGGTCCCACTCGAAGTCCGTCCCGACGCCCACACGGTTGTCGCCGAGCGGATTCGGGACCTGGACGGCGAGCCGACGCTCCGGGACGCCGAGCGAAAGGACGGCCCGGTCGTGACCGACAATGGAAATCTGGTGCTCGACTGCGCGTTCGGCCCGATCGACGATCCCGACGCGCTGGCGACGCGGCTCTCGGGGATTTCGGGCGTCGTGGAACACGGCCTGTTCGTCGGGCTGGCCGACGCGACCTACGTCGGGACCGACGAGGGTTGCGAGGTGCGGCGCTACTGA
- a CDS encoding DUF1931 family protein: MADLIVKAAVKEALDDKNVASDFYDALDEEVSELLDDAARRAEANDRKTVQPRDL, encoded by the coding sequence ATGGCAGACCTTATCGTCAAAGCCGCTGTTAAGGAAGCGCTCGATGACAAAAACGTCGCCTCGGATTTCTACGACGCACTCGACGAGGAAGTTTCGGAACTGCTCGACGACGCCGCCCGCCGCGCAGAGGCTAACGACCGGAAGACGGTCCAGCCCCGCGACCTGTAA
- the larB gene encoding nickel pincer cofactor biosynthesis protein LarB, whose protein sequence is MRELLEAVADGSLSPAAAEAELRGYVTGEAGRFDAARDRRRGVPEAIFAEGKTTPQIVALAETALETTGRALLTRVSDEQFERLEAHLDETAPAATIDRRSGSVRVTTPAYDPPSLDATVGIATGGTVDGPVADEAELVCLDAGATVDRVDDIGVAALSRMLDQLDRFRAADVLLVAAGREGALPTVVAGLVDTPVIGVPVSSGYGHAGDGEAALAGMLQSCTVLSVVNIDAGFVAGAQAILIARAIDAARD, encoded by the coding sequence ATGCGCGAACTGCTCGAAGCCGTCGCCGACGGCTCGCTGTCGCCGGCGGCAGCCGAAGCCGAACTCAGAGGCTACGTCACTGGCGAGGCGGGCCGGTTCGATGCTGCCCGCGACCGACGTCGCGGGGTCCCGGAGGCGATTTTCGCTGAGGGGAAGACCACCCCACAGATCGTCGCACTGGCCGAGACCGCGCTCGAGACGACGGGGCGGGCGCTGCTCACGCGCGTCTCCGACGAACAGTTCGAGCGACTCGAGGCCCACCTCGACGAGACGGCTCCGGCGGCGACTATCGACCGACGAAGCGGGTCAGTTCGGGTAACGACGCCGGCGTACGACCCGCCGTCGCTCGACGCAACGGTCGGGATCGCAACCGGTGGGACCGTCGACGGACCGGTCGCCGACGAGGCGGAACTCGTCTGTCTGGACGCCGGTGCGACGGTCGACCGGGTCGATGATATCGGCGTCGCGGCGCTTTCCCGGATGCTCGACCAGCTCGATCGATTCCGCGCGGCGGACGTGTTGCTCGTCGCCGCCGGCCGGGAGGGGGCGCTACCGACCGTCGTCGCCGGCCTCGTCGACACCCCGGTCATCGGCGTTCCGGTCTCGAGCGGTTACGGCCACGCCGGGGACGGCGAGGCGGCACTCGCCGGGATGCTCCAGTCCTGTACCGTGCTGTCGGTCGTCAACATCGACGCGGGGTTCGTCGCCGGGGCCCAGGCGATCCTGATTGCCCGGGCGATCGATGCCGCTCGTGACTGA
- a CDS encoding GIY-YIG nuclease family protein, translating to MADHVVYVLECADGSLYTGYTTDLERRVAEHDAGEGAKYTRGRTPVELRYHERFDSKSTAMSREYEIKQLRRAAKERLVGLD from the coding sequence ATGGCCGATCACGTCGTCTACGTACTCGAGTGCGCCGACGGATCGCTCTACACCGGCTACACGACCGACCTCGAGCGCCGCGTCGCCGAACACGATGCCGGCGAAGGAGCGAAGTACACTCGCGGACGAACGCCGGTCGAGCTCCGATACCACGAGCGGTTCGACTCGAAGTCGACCGCGATGTCCCGCGAGTACGAGATCAAGCAACTGCGCCGCGCGGCGAAGGAACGGCTCGTCGGCCTCGACTGA
- a CDS encoding phosphoglucomutase/phosphomannomutase family protein, with product METISFGTDGWRATLEEFTAPRVRMVGQAVATYLTDEGIAGPVAVGYDARETSRGFAEELSRVLCANGFDVLLADRDRPTPLVAYAIVDRDLAGGLVITASHNPPEYNGVKFIPEDGAPALPAVTDAIADRLADPDPLPEGEHGTTREVDFAEPHADAALELVESITGSADLSGLTVAYDAMHGSGRDTTDALLERAGASLERSRCERDPEFGGGSPEPAAENLADLIAAVTDDESDVDLGIANDGDADRIAVVTPGRGYLDENLFFAALYDYLLETESGSVVRTVSTTYLIDRVAEAHGETVHEVPVGFKWVAEAMGEHDALVGGEESGGFTVRGHVREKDGVLMALLASAMHAAEPLDERVDRLLSEHGTVVQDKISVDCPDEEKARVLADLEDEIPETVAGTAVEDVNTADGFKLLLADGSWLLVRPSGTEPVLRVYAEAADEDRVGKLLEAGEGLLEPLV from the coding sequence ATGGAGACGATCAGTTTCGGCACCGACGGCTGGCGGGCGACGCTCGAGGAGTTCACGGCCCCGCGGGTTCGGATGGTGGGGCAGGCGGTCGCCACCTATCTGACCGACGAGGGGATAGCGGGGCCGGTCGCGGTCGGGTACGACGCCCGGGAAACCTCGCGCGGGTTTGCCGAGGAGTTGTCGCGAGTGCTGTGTGCGAACGGGTTCGACGTGTTGCTCGCGGATCGGGATCGGCCGACGCCGCTGGTCGCCTACGCGATCGTCGACCGCGACCTCGCGGGCGGGCTGGTCATTACAGCCTCGCACAACCCGCCGGAATACAACGGCGTCAAGTTCATCCCCGAGGACGGCGCGCCGGCCCTGCCCGCCGTCACGGACGCCATCGCGGATCGTCTCGCCGACCCCGACCCGCTCCCCGAGGGCGAGCACGGGACGACACGCGAGGTCGACTTCGCGGAGCCCCACGCGGACGCCGCCCTCGAGCTGGTCGAGTCGATCACCGGCAGCGCCGACCTCTCGGGGCTGACCGTCGCCTACGACGCGATGCACGGCAGCGGGCGCGACACGACCGATGCGCTCCTCGAGCGCGCCGGGGCCTCCCTCGAGCGCTCTCGCTGCGAGCGCGACCCCGAGTTCGGCGGTGGCTCGCCCGAACCCGCCGCGGAGAACCTCGCGGACCTGATCGCGGCCGTGACGGACGACGAGAGCGACGTCGACCTCGGGATCGCCAACGACGGCGACGCCGATCGTATCGCCGTCGTCACGCCCGGACGCGGCTATCTCGACGAGAACCTGTTTTTCGCCGCGCTCTACGATTACCTGCTCGAGACGGAGTCGGGCTCGGTCGTCCGGACCGTCTCGACGACCTACCTGATCGACCGGGTCGCGGAGGCCCACGGCGAGACCGTCCACGAGGTCCCGGTCGGCTTCAAGTGGGTCGCCGAGGCGATGGGCGAACACGACGCCCTCGTCGGGGGCGAGGAGTCCGGCGGGTTCACCGTCCGCGGGCACGTCCGCGAGAAGGATGGCGTCCTCATGGCGCTGCTCGCGAGTGCGATGCACGCCGCGGAACCGCTGGACGAGCGGGTCGATCGGCTGCTCTCCGAACACGGCACCGTCGTGCAGGACAAGATCAGCGTCGACTGTCCCGACGAGGAGAAAGCGCGGGTGCTCGCGGACCTCGAGGACGAGATCCCCGAGACCGTGGCGGGAACGGCAGTTGAGGACGTGAACACCGCCGACGGGTTCAAACTGCTGTTGGCCGACGGTTCGTGGTTGCTGGTTCGACCCAGTGGAACGGAGCCCGTGTTGCGGGTCTACGCCGAGGCTGCGGACGAGGATCGGGTCGGGAAGTTGCTCGAGGCGGGTGAAGGGTTGCTCGAGCCGCTCGTGTAA
- a CDS encoding DUF1428 domain-containing protein: protein MERYVDGFVIPIPDDKLDAYREMADEAGKLWIEHGALEYFEGVGDDMEPDMDGMSMVTFPQLADTGDDETVVFSFIVFESRDHRDEVNAKVMEDPAMDPDNFEEEMPFDTERMSYGGFRSIVSYEN from the coding sequence ATGGAACGCTACGTCGATGGCTTCGTTATCCCGATTCCGGACGATAAACTCGATGCGTACCGCGAAATGGCCGACGAGGCCGGAAAACTCTGGATCGAACACGGTGCTCTCGAGTACTTCGAAGGGGTCGGAGACGACATGGAACCCGACATGGACGGGATGTCGATGGTGACCTTCCCACAACTCGCAGATACCGGAGACGACGAGACGGTCGTGTTCTCGTTTATCGTGTTCGAGTCGCGGGATCACCGCGACGAGGTGAACGCGAAGGTGATGGAGGACCCCGCGATGGATCCGGACAACTTCGAGGAGGAGATGCCCTTCGACACGGAACGCATGTCGTACGGCGGGTTCCGTTCCATCGTCAGTTACGAAAACTGA
- the cysE gene encoding serine O-acetyltransferase, giving the protein MVRRIREDVRAMATRDPAATGYLEVLLCYPGLHAVWAHLLLHRLWNAGFQLTARLLSNVVRLLTGVEIHPGAEIGRRVTIDHGMGIVIGETAEIGDDVHMYHGVTLGGDTNEPVKRHPTVEEGAQLGANATLLGDITIGENAAVGAGSVVTNDVEPGATVVGVPAERVD; this is encoded by the coding sequence ATGGTCCGACGAATTCGTGAGGACGTTCGCGCGATGGCCACGCGCGACCCGGCCGCGACGGGCTACCTCGAGGTCCTGCTGTGTTATCCCGGGCTGCACGCCGTCTGGGCGCACCTGCTGCTTCATCGGCTCTGGAACGCCGGTTTTCAACTCACTGCACGGCTGCTGTCCAACGTCGTCCGACTGCTAACCGGCGTCGAAATCCACCCGGGTGCGGAGATCGGCCGGCGAGTCACGATCGATCACGGAATGGGCATCGTCATCGGCGAGACCGCCGAAATCGGCGACGACGTCCACATGTACCACGGTGTCACGCTCGGCGGCGACACGAACGAGCCGGTCAAGCGCCATCCGACGGTCGAGGAGGGCGCACAGCTCGGTGCCAACGCGACGCTGCTGGGAGATATAACGATCGGCGAAAACGCGGCCGTCGGCGCCGGCTCGGTCGTCACGAACGACGTCGAGCCGGGCGCGACTGTCGTCGGCGTTCCCGCGGAGCGAGTGGACTAG
- a CDS encoding metallophosphoesterase family protein: protein MKVGLISDVHGNRVALEAVLEDMPPVDELLCAGDVVGYNPWPADCVDEMRARDVPTVMGNHDAAVAGDAPFRFNGMARAGVEYAKRELSDEQLEWLADLPAERLACDGRVKLVHGHPDDPDRYTRYTYPRDFSPRLLGDEDVLVLGHTHVQGVERFAEGIVVNPGSVGQPRDGDPRAGYAVLDLDALTVETHRVEYDIDAVQEAVDEAGLPDRIGTRLARGE, encoded by the coding sequence ATGAAGGTCGGACTCATCTCGGACGTCCACGGCAACCGGGTCGCACTGGAGGCCGTCCTCGAGGACATGCCGCCGGTCGACGAACTCCTCTGTGCAGGTGATGTCGTCGGCTACAACCCCTGGCCGGCCGACTGCGTCGACGAAATGCGAGCGCGGGACGTGCCGACGGTGATGGGAAATCACGACGCTGCCGTCGCCGGAGATGCACCCTTTCGGTTCAACGGGATGGCCCGTGCGGGCGTCGAATACGCCAAACGGGAGCTGTCGGACGAGCAACTCGAGTGGCTCGCCGACCTTCCGGCGGAGCGCCTCGCATGCGACGGGCGAGTGAAACTCGTCCACGGACATCCGGACGATCCCGACCGGTACACGCGATACACGTATCCGAGGGACTTCTCGCCGCGGCTGCTCGGCGACGAGGACGTCCTGGTGCTCGGCCATACCCACGTGCAGGGCGTCGAACGATTCGCGGAGGGTATCGTCGTCAACCCCGGCAGCGTCGGCCAGCCCCGCGACGGCGATCCGCGGGCGGGCTACGCAGTGCTCGACCTCGACGCGCTGACCGTCGAGACCCACCGCGTCGAGTACGATATCGATGCGGTACAGGAGGCAGTCGACGAAGCCGGATTGCCCGATCGAATCGGAACGCGGCTGGCTCGCGGCGAGTGA
- a CDS encoding IMP cyclohydrolase — protein sequence MYIGRFVIVGPEVGAYRVSSRSFPNREITARDEALTVGPTDDAPETDNPYVSYNCLRVVETPTGETAAFGNGSHVDPIAEKLELGYPARDALAESLLALDYEKDDYDTPRIAATIGGDGEALIGTVRKDALLVETVDEPTLVATYEKNDPEAFEFEADGASEAASEAYGLEFEHAVCAAGVARTEDGFETAIENGD from the coding sequence ATGTACATCGGACGGTTCGTCATCGTCGGCCCCGAGGTGGGCGCGTATCGCGTCTCATCACGGTCGTTCCCGAATCGCGAAATCACCGCTCGAGACGAGGCGCTCACCGTCGGTCCCACCGACGACGCGCCGGAAACGGACAACCCCTACGTCTCCTACAACTGCCTGCGGGTGGTCGAGACGCCGACGGGCGAGACGGCCGCCTTCGGCAACGGCTCGCACGTCGATCCGATCGCGGAGAAACTCGAGCTGGGCTACCCCGCCCGCGACGCGCTGGCGGAGAGCCTGCTGGCGCTTGATTACGAGAAGGACGACTACGATACGCCCCGGATCGCGGCGACAATCGGTGGCGACGGCGAGGCGCTGATCGGGACGGTTCGGAAGGACGCGCTGCTCGTCGAGACCGTCGACGAGCCGACGCTGGTCGCGACCTACGAGAAGAATGACCCCGAAGCATTCGAGTTCGAGGCCGACGGGGCTTCGGAGGCAGCGAGCGAGGCGTACGGCCTCGAGTTCGAACACGCGGTCTGTGCGGCCGGCGTGGCTCGGACCGAGGACGGGTTCGAGACGGCGATCGAGAACGGCGACTGA
- a CDS encoding HNH endonuclease yields the protein MTTEAECLEALQRAAEQLGESPTKAQYEELGLTPVSATIMKILDGWNAAKERAGLETFDPCVTGGQPVQPKPDWIDIPDDVGWHELTGQQRWYYKNRKERIERKDRRRAEIRQWLYSYKNRHCECVRCDEDRPPCLDFHHPDEKEHSIATMVANGYSKASIREEIECCIVLCANCHRLEYHDSELTT from the coding sequence GTGACGACGGAAGCGGAGTGCCTTGAAGCGCTGCAGCGGGCCGCAGAACAACTTGGCGAGTCTCCAACGAAGGCGCAATATGAGGAGTTGGGGTTGACGCCGGTTTCTGCGACGATTATGAAAATACTGGACGGGTGGAACGCGGCGAAAGAGCGTGCAGGATTAGAAACGTTTGATCCGTGTGTGACGGGCGGACAACCCGTCCAGCCGAAACCGGATTGGATCGATATTCCCGATGACGTCGGGTGGCATGAACTCACGGGCCAACAGCGCTGGTATTACAAAAACCGAAAGGAACGCATCGAGCGAAAGGATCGTCGCCGGGCGGAGATCCGTCAGTGGCTCTATTCGTACAAGAACCGGCACTGCGAGTGTGTCCGGTGCGATGAAGATAGACCGCCTTGCTTGGATTTTCATCACCCAGACGAGAAGGAACACAGTATCGCGACGATGGTTGCCAATGGCTACTCGAAGGCGAGTATTCGCGAGGAAATCGAGTGCTGTATCGTCCTCTGTGCGAATTGTCATCGACTGGAATACCACGACTCAGAGCTGACCACCTGA